The Dethiosulfovibrio faecalis genome contains the following window.
TATAGGGACAGGGGGTTCGTCCATCTAGCTGTATGAAATCGAAGGAGGTTTATAGAAGATGCACCAGGAAAAAGGAAAAACCGTAGGACCTATAGACGAAAGCAAACTCATCGGAGGGGACTGCCCCTGCGACGGAACCGACGACATTCTCGATCTGGAGGAACTGGTGCTTCGATACCTGCCCCTTATAAAAAGCCTGGCGAAACGCTACGCCGGGCGGGGCGCCGACTTCGAGGAACTTTTGGGCGAGGCTGCCTGTCATGCACTGGAGCTCATAATAAAATGTCCGGACGAACGGCCCCTGCCCCTCTACCTGTCCAACATGCTTCCCGGCAGGGTAAGAGACGCCGCGGAAAAACTCCGTCGTCAGGCGGACCACGGCAGCTTCGAGGAGATGGCCGAGACCGGCTACGAGCCGGAGGATCCGAACCCACTATACAACCCCAAGCTTCTGCTTGCGGGAATACCCATAGATCCCCAGGAATTTCTGCTGGTTGAAGACCTTCTTCGAGGTCTGAGGCAAAGCGAGATAGCGAAAGACCTGGGATGCTCCCAGCAAAACGTCAGCGTCATGGTCAGAAAGCTGAGAAAAAAGCTGGCGGATTTTCTGAAAGACCTGCTGTAACCCCCAAAGGACCCGACCGAAAGGCCGGGTCCTTTTTGTTCTCTCCATAAGAGTGGTGCCCTTAATTGATCATTCCTTGATCTGTTGATACAATGTGCCTACAAGGAGGCGATAAAGATGACCGCCTGTGATAGTTCTATCAGAGTTCGCATAGACAGCGAAACCAAACAGAAAGCATCGGAAGCCCTTTCGCAGATGGGGCTATCCATATCCGACGCCGTCAGGATGACGCTGGTACAGATCGGAACGAGCGGACGACTTCCATTCCCGGTAGAGATCCCCAACGCTACTACCCGCCAGGCTATGGCCGAGGTCGCTTCCGGAGAAGGAAAAGAATTTCAGTCTCTCGACGACCTGTATGAAGACCTCGGTATCTGATGCCGAAGCTGAAACGATCAACTCAGTTCAATACAATGATCATTCCATGCTAGGAAACTGGGGCAGCCATCGCTCGCTTCATATAGAACCCGATTGGATCCTGATATACAAAGTCGACCAACAAACCATTTCACTGATCAGAACCGGCACCCACTCCGATATCCTCAAAAGAAAAGGGCCCGGCCGAAAGGCCGGGTCCTTTTCGTGTCTTTCCCTCCATCTCGTGATAGGATAACCCGGTATATACCAATCGTTCGATGAGGTGATCCGGTGTTATTCAATTCCTATGCGTTTCTCTTCGTTTTTCTGCCGATAACGTGGGTTCTCTTCCGCTTCGCCTGTTCCAGACACGTAACCGACGTGGCGATAGCGGTTCTGACCGTGGCCTCTCTGGCGTTCTACTCCTACTGGAATCCCCCCTTCGTCTTCCTCATACTGTTCTCCATACTTTTCAACTACTCCTGGGGCAGGATCATAGAGAAGAGCATCGACAGGGGCAAAAGCGGCAAGGCGTGGCTTTACGTGGGGGTGGCGGTGAACCTGTGTCTCATAGGCTACTTCAAATACGCCAACTTCATCATGTCCAACGCGGCCTGGCTGGGCGGATGGAGCTGGACGACCAGAGACATCTTTCTTCCTCTTGGGATATCGTTCTTTACCTTCCAGCAGATAGCCTATCTCATCGACTGTTCCAGGGGACTGGCCAAGGAACACGCCTTCACCCACTACGCACTGTTCGTCACGTTCTTTCCCCAGCTCATAGCCGGACCTATAGTGCGATACGACCAGATAATGCCCCAGTTCTCCCGCCTGAGAACCTTCGGCCTGAGCTACAGAAACCTTGCCATGGGTGTAACCCTGCTCACCCTGGGACTGTTCAAGAAACTCGTCATAGCGGACACCCTTTCGCCCTGGGTGGCGGCGGTGTTCGACGGCTCCGACACGGTAACCTTCTTCGAGGGCTGGGCTGGAGCGCTGTGCTACACATTCCAGATATACTTCGATTTTTCCGGGTACTCGGACATGGCTCTGGGGCTGGGTAGGATGTTCAACATCGACCTGCCGATAAACTTCGACTCGCCCTATAAAGCCACGTCGATAATAGACTTCTGGCGGCGATGGCACATATCCCTCTCCACCTTCCTCAGGGACTACCTCTACATTCCTCTGGGGGGCAGCAGAAAGGGCTCGATGCGCCGTTACGCCAACCTCATGACCACCATGCTTTTGGGAGGCCTTTGGCACGGCGCTTCCTGGAACTTCGTGGTTTGGGGCGGGCTTCACGGACTGTTCCTGTCGATAAACCACGTCTTTCGCTCCGTCTTTCCCAGACGGGACGGGAGACCGTCTTTTTTATCCCGCGTTCTTTCGTGGGGGCTGACCTTTCCGTCCGTCGTCGTGGCGTGGGTTTTCTTTAGAGCCACCACCTTCTCCAGAGCCTGGGACATACTAGGGGGAATGTTCGGGTTTAACGGTGCGGTTCTTCCGCCGAACTATATGCCCATCGCGGCGGGAAGAAGGATATTGGAGGCTTTGGGGGTGGACTTTTACTATCCTTTTTCATGGGGAATCTTGAATCCTAGAAAAGAACTCTTGTTTATATTTTATTGTTTTTTGGCGGTAATTGTTCTTCCTAATAGCTACGAATGGAGTAAGGCTTTTTTCAGAAGAAAGCGGTTCAGATTCCTTTGGGCCGTCGTCTTAGGTGGTCTGCTGGGGGTAAGCGTATGTTTCCTCAACCGAATATCCGAATTCCTGTACTTTCAGTTTTGAGGAGGAGTCTAATATGAAGGGATGGAAAAGTTTTCTCCTCGTGACGTTGCTCACCGCAACTGCGTTTTGTGGAACGGTTGCCGGCATAAACTATATGGTCGATCCGCTGTGGTGCTTCGACCACGAGGTTTTGTTAGGAAAGAATCAACCCATGTTCGACGAGCGTCAACAGAAAACCGATTGGCTGACCTTTCACGACGTGGATTACGATACTCTGATTTTCGGAAATAGCAGGGTGTCCTATTTGGATTCTCGAGAGGTTCCCGGAAGGGCCTTCAACTATTCGTGTGGTAGCATGAGATCTACGGAATATCTGGATTATGCTAAATATGCAAAAGAAATACAAGGAGGGAGTATTAAGTGTATACTGCTTGGCGTCAGTTTCTACGATACCAACATGGCAATCAAGACGACTTTTAAGGACTCTTCTTGGTATATAGACAGAGCCAATTCTGTAGGGTTTCGATATAGATCTCTCTTGAGTTTAAATTTAATGCTTTATTCTTTGGAAGCAATCAAAAGGGACGCAGATAAGAATACACATGATGCATATTTTCGTTGTAAAAAAAATATATTAGCTAAAAGGATGTCTCTTCCTATCGATGATGTCTTTAGGGAGAAAGCCATCAAGGCGCAAATAAATAGATATAGAGCAGAGGTATATGGTGGTAGCTACGTTTATAACGGTAATAAAGCTTCTTTTGAAAAATTGAAAGAAAAATTTCCAGACACTAAGATCTATGTTTTTATTACTCCGGTTACAGTTTCTTTTGTAAAGTTACTTATTTCAGAGGGCCGTTGGGAGGATTACAAACGTTGGGTCAAAGATCTGGTCGACGTGTTTGGAGCCGTTTGGAACTTTATGTACGTCAACGACGTGACGGAAAACATTGCAGCTAATTTCAAAGATGCCCACCATTATTCACCGGAGGTTGCGGCAATTATAGCAAAAAAGGTTTACGACCTTCCAACTCCGCCGGAGTACGATTCTTTCGGCATAAAAATGACAAGGGAATCCCTGTCGTCGGACATCCGCTTTTTGGAAAAGAATCTGAAGGGTATTCTTCAGTAACGGTCTTGACCAATTGCGTTTCGAGTAGTATTTTTACTCATATATAGTAAGGCCGTATGGGAGGTTCCGTGTTGTGAATAGAATAAAATCTTTCGTGCGGTCGCTGACAAAAGATAGGTCCGCTTTGGGAAGCTCCATCGTAATGACTGCAATCACTGTGGTCAGCAAGGCGATGGGTTACGGACGGATGGTGTTGATGGCCGTAATGTTCGGAGCTTCCGCCGGAATGGATTCTTACTATGTGGCAATCGGGGCTTTGACTCTGCTGGCGGGAACTGCTCAGAATACCCTTGAGTCGGCGGTGCTTCCCATCCTTGCGATGGCGGAAAAAGAGGGGCGAGATCGTGATTTTATGGCCTCGGTTTTTCGGATCGCCGTGGCGATAACCCTGTTCGTGGTGGTTGTGCTTGGTCTTTTCTCTCTCCCTTACGTAAGTCTTTTCGCCCTTCATTTCGACCAGGAAAGGCTGATAATCGCTTCCAGGATGCTGCTCTTGCTGCTGCCCTGGGGAATCGCCACTGTGTTGAACGGCTTCATGATTTCCTGGTCCACCCACAAGGGCAGATATACCCTCTCGTCCGTCGCCACCTCTCCCTTCAATCTGGTGATGTTGCCCTTGATGGTGTTATTAGCTACGAGGTGGGGTAGCTACAGCCTTGCCGTAGCCCAAAGCGTGGCCCTTGTCCTGTGTTCCATTCTATTCTGGCGGCTTCTGAGGGGCTTCCCATTGAGATATCGGTCCGTTCCTCGGGATCTGTTAGGCAAGGCCGGGCGAGATAGTCTTTTGTGTCTGGGTTTGGCGGGTGCCAGCTCCCTTTATCTGGCTACCGATCGTTTTTTCGCGTCTTCTCTTCCGGTGGGGAACGTTTCCGCCATAAGCTATGCCAGCGTGGTGTTCGGGTTGCCTTTGGGGTTTGCCGTCGCTCCCTTGCTTATGTATCTCAGCAAGTCCAGCAAGGCCGTGGCCCAACGTGGAGAGGCCAGAGGGCAGTTAAAAGGGGCCTTGTCCATCGGTTGGGCCTACTTTATGATCTGCGGGATGGCCATGATGGCGGTATCGAAGCCCCTTGTGACATTGGTGTTCAACTACGGCGCTTTCGATTCCTACGCCACGGACCTTACCTCAGCCTGCCTTTCGGCTTTGGCGATCGCATTGCCTTTCGCATTATGGCAGACGGTGCTTTTTCGATATATACAGTCGATCGGCAGGCTAAGCTTGGTGGTGTCCTGGAGTTATGTTTCGATTCTAATAAACGCCCTGTTGGATTGGTTTTTTGCCTCTCGTTTCGGAGCTCCCGGCATATGTTTCGCCACCAGCCTGGTATGGCTGATATCCTCTTTCGTTTATATGACCAGGTTGACTCCCGGCCTCTTCAGGGAGATAGCGGCTCCCATAGCGTGTCAGCTGTTTGTGGCGGCTCTGTGGGTCGTACCGTTGAAGTTGTTTCTTTCTGGCACGATAATTCCCTTGACGGTGGCCCTTTTCTCTGTAATCCTTCATGTATTGATCTGTGAAAAATTAGGATTTTACAGAGACCTGCCTGAATCTTGGAGGCCTGTATTTATCTTGAAACTGGTGGTCGGCAAGGTTTTTCGTAGTTAGATTTTTCTTTTGCTTGAAGGAGGATTTGAATTGCCCAAGGTAATCTCCCTCGTAGGAGCTCGGCCCCAGTTCGTCAAAGAGGCCATGATATACAAAGAGGTGCGCCGTCTTTCCGCCTGGGATCACGTGCTGGTCCACTCGGGACAGCATTACGACGCCTCCATGTCCGGAGCCTTCTTCGACCAGCTATCCATAAAAAATCCGGATCACTCCATGGACATAGGCAGCGGGTCCCACGGAGCTATGACGGCCCGCGCCCTCGAGCGTTTCGAGGCGGTGCTGCTGGAAGAACGGCCCGACATGGTCCTCGTCTACGGCGACACCAACACCACCGTGGCCGGAGCCCTGGCGGCATCCAAGCTTAAAATCCCCGTGGCTCACGTAGAGGCGGGCATAAGGCAAAACCCCAAGGACATGCCGGAGGAGATAAACAGAGTCGTCACGGACCATCTGTCCAGATATCTCTTCACCTGTTCTCGAACAGCGGCAAACAACCTGGCGAATGAGGGAATAACCCAAGGCGTCCACAACGTAGGAGACGTCATGTACGACCTTTTTCTCATGATGCGTTCCAGCTTCGACGGAGCAGTCACGGAAAAACTGGGTCTGAAGCCGAATCGCTTCGTTCTGGTGACCCTTCACAGGGACTTCAACGTGGACGACGAACGAAAGCTCGGCGAGATCCTAAAGGGCCTCTCCGAGCTGGGAAAGACCCTCGATCTGGAGATAGTCTTCCCCGCCCATCCCAGAACGTCGAAGAGGATAGAGGAGTTCGGCCTCTCCGGCCTGACGGACGGCATCAAGATCGTTTCCCCCGTGGGATACTTTCAGCTCATGGGGTTGGCTGAAAACTGCGCCTTCGCCGTTACCGACAGCGGTGGATTTCAGAAAGAAGCCGTCTTCGCCGGAAAAAGGGCCCTGGTTATAATGCCCGACACCGGCTGGAGAGAGCTTACCGACTGCGGCTGGAACCTCCTGGCGGAGCCTAACTCGGAGGACATAGTAAAAAAAGGACTCTCCATCGCCCAAACCGACGGAACGACACCGCCCACCCCCTACGGCGACGGAAATGCGGCGGAGAAGATAGTTCTCGCCTTGAGATCGATACTGAAAGGAGCCACCCAATGATAAACAGCCCTTGCCCCGAAAGCGCCACGATCGGACAGAACGTGGTGATAGAGAAAGACGTTCGGATAGGAGAAAACGTCCGGATCGGTCACAACGTGGTCATAAGGTCCGGCGTTCATATAGGCGACGGCTCCATCATCCTGGACGGAGCCATACTGGGCAAATGCCCCGCCAAGGCGGGCCTCTCCGCCACCACAGGCGAGGCCGTGGAACTTCCCCCTCTGGTGCTTGGCAAATCTGTAACGGTAGGGGCCTGCTGTGTTATCTATCGCGGGGCCGAAATTGGAAATTCCGTCTTCTTCGGCGACTGCGCCACCGTCCGAGAGGATGTAACCATCGGCGAACTCACCATAATCGGCAGAGGAGCCACCGTGGAAAACAAGACGACCATCGGCAAAAGATGCAAAATAGAGAGCAACGCCTACATAACCGCCATGAGCACCGTGGAGGACTACTGTTTCATAGCCCCCTGCGTGGCCTTCTCCAACGACAACTACCTGGGTCGAACCGAAGAGCGTAAAAAACACTTCGCCGGACCGGTCCTCCGAAAAGGAGCCAGAATAGGGGCCAACGCGACCTTGCTTCCCGGAGTGGAAATAGGTAAAGACGCCCTCGTCGCGGCGGGAGCGGTGGTCACCAAAAACGTTCCATCCGAAACGGTGGTGGCAGGATGCCCCGCCAAAGAGATGAAACCGGTACCGGAAGAGCAGCTCATAGAAAACCAGACATATTACGAAGGATAAAGGAGACCGACCTCACCATGGCATTGATCGACAGAATAAAAGACAAAACGGCCAAAATCGGAGTAATAGGCCTGGGCTACGTAGGCCTTCCCCTGGCCGTGGAAAAAGCCAAGGCGGGCTTCTCCGTCCTCGGCTTCGACGTTCAGCAGGACAAATGCGACAAGATAAACAGAGGGGAAAACTACATAGGCGACATAGTCCCGGAAGAGCTCAAGGACCTCGTCTCCAAAGGCCTCATAAAGGCTACCACCGATTTCGACGGCCTTAAAGACTGCGACGTCGTCGCCATATGCGTTCCCACGCCTCTGGACAAATTCAAACAGCCGGACCTCTCCTACGTCGAGGCATCCACGAAAGAGGTTGCGAAAAGGCTGCATAAAGACATGCTGGTTGTGCTGGAATCCACCACCTACCCCGGAACCACCGAGGAAATACTGAAACCCCTCCTGGAGGCGTCGGGCCTTAAAGTAGGAACGGACATCTACCTGGCCTTCAGCCCCGAGCGAGTAGACCCGGGCAATGCGACATACAAAACCCACAACACCCCCAAGGTGGTCGGAGGCTGCACCGCTCAGTGCACCGAAATAGCCAAAACCCTGTACGAATCGGTGCTGGACGCCCCGGTATTCGTCGTATCCAGTCC
Protein-coding sequences here:
- a CDS encoding sigma-70 family RNA polymerase sigma factor, whose protein sequence is MHQEKGKTVGPIDESKLIGGDCPCDGTDDILDLEELVLRYLPLIKSLAKRYAGRGADFEELLGEAACHALELIIKCPDERPLPLYLSNMLPGRVRDAAEKLRRQADHGSFEEMAETGYEPEDPNPLYNPKLLLAGIPIDPQEFLLVEDLLRGLRQSEIAKDLGCSQQNVSVMVRKLRKKLADFLKDLL
- a CDS encoding type II toxin-antitoxin system RelB/DinJ family antitoxin produces the protein MTACDSSIRVRIDSETKQKASEALSQMGLSISDAVRMTLVQIGTSGRLPFPVEIPNATTRQAMAEVASGEGKEFQSLDDLYEDLGI
- a CDS encoding type II toxin-antitoxin system YafQ family toxin, with product MKTSVSDAEAETINSVQYNDHSMLGNWGSHRSLHIEPDWILIYKVDQQTISLIRTGTHSDILKRKGPGRKAGSFSCLSLHLVIG
- a CDS encoding MBOAT family O-acyltransferase, encoding MLFNSYAFLFVFLPITWVLFRFACSRHVTDVAIAVLTVASLAFYSYWNPPFVFLILFSILFNYSWGRIIEKSIDRGKSGKAWLYVGVAVNLCLIGYFKYANFIMSNAAWLGGWSWTTRDIFLPLGISFFTFQQIAYLIDCSRGLAKEHAFTHYALFVTFFPQLIAGPIVRYDQIMPQFSRLRTFGLSYRNLAMGVTLLTLGLFKKLVIADTLSPWVAAVFDGSDTVTFFEGWAGALCYTFQIYFDFSGYSDMALGLGRMFNIDLPINFDSPYKATSIIDFWRRWHISLSTFLRDYLYIPLGGSRKGSMRRYANLMTTMLLGGLWHGASWNFVVWGGLHGLFLSINHVFRSVFPRRDGRPSFLSRVLSWGLTFPSVVVAWVFFRATTFSRAWDILGGMFGFNGAVLPPNYMPIAAGRRILEALGVDFYYPFSWGILNPRKELLFIFYCFLAVIVLPNSYEWSKAFFRRKRFRFLWAVVLGGLLGVSVCFLNRISEFLYFQF
- the murJ gene encoding murein biosynthesis integral membrane protein MurJ, with translation MNRIKSFVRSLTKDRSALGSSIVMTAITVVSKAMGYGRMVLMAVMFGASAGMDSYYVAIGALTLLAGTAQNTLESAVLPILAMAEKEGRDRDFMASVFRIAVAITLFVVVVLGLFSLPYVSLFALHFDQERLIIASRMLLLLLPWGIATVLNGFMISWSTHKGRYTLSSVATSPFNLVMLPLMVLLATRWGSYSLAVAQSVALVLCSILFWRLLRGFPLRYRSVPRDLLGKAGRDSLLCLGLAGASSLYLATDRFFASSLPVGNVSAISYASVVFGLPLGFAVAPLLMYLSKSSKAVAQRGEARGQLKGALSIGWAYFMICGMAMMAVSKPLVTLVFNYGAFDSYATDLTSACLSALAIALPFALWQTVLFRYIQSIGRLSLVVSWSYVSILINALLDWFFASRFGAPGICFATSLVWLISSFVYMTRLTPGLFREIAAPIACQLFVAALWVVPLKLFLSGTIIPLTVALFSVILHVLICEKLGFYRDLPESWRPVFILKLVVGKVFRS
- the wecB gene encoding non-hydrolyzing UDP-N-acetylglucosamine 2-epimerase, whose product is MPKVISLVGARPQFVKEAMIYKEVRRLSAWDHVLVHSGQHYDASMSGAFFDQLSIKNPDHSMDIGSGSHGAMTARALERFEAVLLEERPDMVLVYGDTNTTVAGALAASKLKIPVAHVEAGIRQNPKDMPEEINRVVTDHLSRYLFTCSRTAANNLANEGITQGVHNVGDVMYDLFLMMRSSFDGAVTEKLGLKPNRFVLVTLHRDFNVDDERKLGEILKGLSELGKTLDLEIVFPAHPRTSKRIEEFGLSGLTDGIKIVSPVGYFQLMGLAENCAFAVTDSGGFQKEAVFAGKRALVIMPDTGWRELTDCGWNLLAEPNSEDIVKKGLSIAQTDGTTPPTPYGDGNAAEKIVLALRSILKGATQ
- a CDS encoding acyltransferase; translated protein: MINSPCPESATIGQNVVIEKDVRIGENVRIGHNVVIRSGVHIGDGSIILDGAILGKCPAKAGLSATTGEAVELPPLVLGKSVTVGACCVIYRGAEIGNSVFFGDCATVREDVTIGELTIIGRGATVENKTTIGKRCKIESNAYITAMSTVEDYCFIAPCVAFSNDNYLGRTEERKKHFAGPVLRKGARIGANATLLPGVEIGKDALVAAGAVVTKNVPSETVVAGCPAKEMKPVPEEQLIENQTYYEG